CCGCGGTACTCTCTCTTGCGATTGGCAGCTTTTTAATTTCAACCATTCTCATTGCCGGGCTCTTACACATCGGGCTAGGCTTTATTGGCATTAGTATGCCATTTACTCTTGCCCTTCTCTTTGGTGCACTCATTTCTGCCACTGACCCAGTCGCCGTACTCGCACTCTTTAAAGAGTACGGAGTCCCCCGCCGACTCTCACTTATCTTTGAAGGTGAGAGTCTTTTTAATGACGCGACTGCAGTGGCACTGTTCTTGATTACACTTGAAGTCATTAAGAGCGGCGGTGTTACTATCTTCACCACCCTTTCGGGGAGCTTCACCTTCCTTTCAATGCTCGTCTTTGGTGTTATTTTTGGTATTTTAGTTGGTGGCATTTTTGCCTACCTGGTGGGCAAATCGCGCGACAGTGAAGTAGCTAGCATTACACTCACTATTGTACTTGCTCACATCACTTTCATTTTGGCCGAAGTCGTGTCTGAAGTGCACTGGTTTGGCGAATTCCAGATTCATATTTCTCCAATCATCAGCACCACTATTGCGTCTCTCCTTATGGGCAACTACGGCCGTACCAAGATGAATCCGCACGCCGAATCTATTGTGACCAATATCTGGGAACAGTTTGCCTTCATGGCCAACTCACTTATCTTCATCTTGATTGGTGTGCTCATGTTCCAAACCCCACTCTTTGACCCACTCATGCTCAGCGCTATTGCCATTACAGTACTTGTTGTTGCTTCAGCGCGCGCAATCTCAATCTACCCTGTCGTAGGACTGTATAACCTATTCCAAACTAAAGCTCGCCGCATTCCACAAACATGGCAACACCTCCTCGCCTGGGGCTCACTTCGCGGCGCGCTTGCCGTCACCATGGTGTTCCTAATCCCAGAGGACCTCGCGCTTCCTGGCTGGAACCTCGACATCTCACCACGAGACTTTCTCCTCTCACTGACAATTGGCTGTATTGCTGTAACACTCTTTGTTAAAGCTACTACTATCAAACACTTTGTGCGCCGCTTTAAGCTCGACAGCTTCACTGCGGTAGAAGAAATTGAATACCAGGAAGCGCAAGCACTCATTCACCACCAAGTAACCAATCGTCTCGAAACCTACGAAAGTCGTGGCTACATAGACGCTGCTATTGGTTCGCAACTTCGTGCTGAGCATGACGCCGCCTTTAAACGCGCCTGTAAGCAAGCCAGCACCCTCAATAACGAAACACGTAACGATCTTGCGTTCCGCGTACTACGTATCTATGCTATCGGTATTGAGAAGCGTCACCTCAAGCTTCTTTTCATTCATAACGAAGTCACCGAACGTGTCTACCGTCGCATTGTCGGAAAACTACGCTTACAGCTTGAAGCAATTGAAAGTGGCAACCTCTCGCCAGATCTCACCATTCACGCTGACGGTCGTGACATTTTTGACCGACTTTTCATCACCATCAAAAACCTGTTTGGCTTTAAGGACACCAAACACTCTTTCCCTGAACTGTATATGTACTACCGCGCGCAGTCGATTATTTCTCGCAAGGTCCTTAAGGAACTAGCGCAGCTTGAAAAAGTTTCAGGCAACATCTTTACCCATGAAGCTGTTGCGCACGTATACGAACTGTATACCGAATTCCGCGAAAACTCTGAAAAAAAGCTGCAGGACCACAGCGCCAACAATCAAGTAGCGGCAGATAAACTTGCTATCTCGCTTGCTCGTCATGGTGTACATACGATTGAAGAAAATGTTCTCGAAGAAATCTTTAAGAAAGAGCTCATTACACCAAAACTATACATCACCCTCAAAGAAGAACTTGGCGTCATCAAAGACTAATGACAACCCAAAATGCCGGGTGTATAGTATAGACATATGCAAGTCAAGGATATCGTTAAGCCTGCGGTAATCGTTTCCGAGACAGACACCTTTGAGACCGCTCTCAAGGCAATGACTACGCAGCACACCAATACATTACTCGTAACCGATGAAGACGGTGAACTTACAGGCGAAGTAACGGTCACCGACTTACTAAACGCCATTGTACCCGACACCCTATCTGGCGATGAAGTGGTTAACCACTTCAAAACTGATGATGCGTTTATCGCCTCTATCGATGTGGCGCGCAGTTTGCCGGTTGGTGAGTTTATGTCTTTCGACTTCACTCCCCTTACCCTCAAAGACAACCTAATGGCCATTGCCAGCACTGCAATTGCGCATGAGCGTGCTCGTATTCCAGTAGTGGACGAAGACAATCATCCGATTGGCATCATCTCTCGCCAAGGATTAAAGCAAATTCTGGCTAAATTCATGAACGAATAGCGATGCTATTCTATGGTAGAGCTCTTGCACACACTATCTGACTATGCCGCGCTCGGTATATTTACAGCAGCTATTTTGGACATATTCTTTTTGACCGGTTATTTACTGTACGGAGCAACAACTACAGCGACAATACTGATGTTGTATAACAACAGTATTCTCTCTGCACCTGAAATTGCGTGGTTTGCCTTTCTCGGCACACTAACCGGCAACATGCTGAACTTTTTCATTGGCCGACATCTTGGCACAACCAAGGTTGTCGCGAAGACACTACAGTCTACAGCCGCAGAAAAAGCCCGCGCGTTCTTAAGAACGCGCGGGCTTTTTCTATTTGTCTTATTTGGTCGCTTCATCACACTAACTCGTCCTATTTACGCCCTCATTAACGGAGCGCTCCATATTTCGTTTAAACAATTTATTATCTACGAAGTGCCCATCGCTTTTGCTTGGGTAGCCGTCTGGCTTTGGATTATGATTACTGGATTTGATGCCATCATGTGGCTAAAAGACCAAATTATGTATATGTAACACAAAAAATGCGCCATTCTGGCGCGTTTTTTGCGGAAGCCAATTATACGCTAGTACGACTTCAAACGACGTGCTTTTTCGTGCTGGCGGATCTTCTCAAGGGCCTTGGCTTCAATCTGACGGATACGTTCACGCGTTACGCCAAACTCTTTACCCACTTCTTCAAGTGTATGGTACGTACCATCAAGAAGTCCGTGACGCATCTCAAGAATTTTCCGTTCCTTCTCAGAGAGCGTATCGAGAATTTCAGTGATTTGATCAGTCAAAATACTGTGTGCCACTTCCTGGTCTGGTGAAACAATCTTGTCATCAGAAATAAAGTCTGAGAGACGTGAACGATCGTCATCATCACCAACTGGAAGTTCGAGTGAAATGGTGTCCTGAGAAATCTTTTCAATCTGATAGATTTTTTCCACCTCTACCTGCATTTCAGTCGCAATTTCTTCTGGCATTGGGTCACGACCCAGGTCTTGCGCTAAACGACGTGATACCTGCTTGTACTTCGCCATGGTTTCTACCATGTGCACGGGGATACGAATGGTACGAGACTGGTCAGCCAAAGCACGTGTGATGGCCTGACGGATCCACCACGTGGCGTAGGTAGAGAACTTGAATCCTTTTGTGAAGTCAAACTTGTCTACTGCCTTAAAGAGACCAAGATTACCTTCCTGAATCAAGTCGAGCAAGGTAAGGTCTGGTGAGCGACCAACATACTTCTTCGCAATCGAAACTACGAGACGTAGGTTGGCGCGAGCGAGCAAGTTGCGTGCTTCATCATCACCTTCCACAATACGCTTCGCGAGCACTCGCTCTTCGTGCGCATTAAGGAGTGGATACTGACCAATCTCGCGAAGATACATCTGGATAGAATCGTAACCGCTGTCGCTGCGCTTGAACGCATTTTTTTGGGCCAATACCTCAGCACTAGGGTCTTCGCCCAACATACCGCCACTTTGCAGCACATCAATCCCAGCAATAGAAAATCGTTCGTAAAGCGTATCTAAAAAGTTGACATCTTTCTCAACCTCAGGAAACGCACGCAAAAGCTCATCGTAGGTTACATACCCACGCTCCTTCCCAAGCCGCATCAACTCGGCCGCTTTTGCTTCAAGGACTCGTTCGCTTTTGGTTAGCTTTTTAGGTGCGACAGCTTTTGGAGAAGTTGGCTTAGCAGCCACTTTCTTAGGCACTGTCTTTTTCGGTGCAGCTTTTTTGACCACGACTTTTTTTGCTGTCGCCTTCTTCGCTACTTTTTTTGCAGCAGTTTTAGCCACCTTTTTGGGGGTGACTTTCTTTGTTGCAGTTTTCTTTACGCCCACCGCTTTTTTACTTGTTGTAGAAGCTTTCTTTAGGGCTGTCTTTTTTACTGTTGTAACGGTCTTTTTTACCGCTTTTTTTGCTACTTTTTTTGTGGCCTTTTTGGTAGCCATAATGTTCCAAATATACAGAAAAACCTTAATTTGTCTAGTCCCTTTGTTCGTTATACAAAACTACGAAGCTGTGAAGCTCTCTACATCATACGCAAGCTCACGACGTTTTGTTTCATACTTCTTAATCTCCTCAAGCACTTGCAATATTCGTGCATCATCACCAGCAGCCTCGGCAGCACCAAGCTCTGACCGACACATAGCCAAATGCTTGCGGATAAGTGCGGTCTTAAACTGATTTAGCTTTGCAACAATCTCTTCCTGAAGCGCAAGTTCTGGCAAATTTGTGAAATGCTGCTCAAGTGTAAAAAGCACACCCGCCCGCTCAGATTCATCTGGATCCCCCACCTCACCAATTGTTTTTATAGCAGCCACTTCCAACTCTACCTTCTTAGCAAAGTCAGGCGACAACACCTCTGCAGCCGCCAGCAGATACACATATGCTTTCTGTGCCATATCAGAACTCACCTTTGCTTGGGCACGATTATCTGCTACCGCCGTGTTGGGTGGCGCTTTAATAACTCCTGCCGGAGCCTGCTGCTCGCGCAACCGATCAAGCTCATAGCGCACCGAGTCGACAGTCGTACTAATTGCTTCCGCTACCTTACCTAAGAAATGCTCTTGGTCAATACGGCTTGGAAGCAACAAAATAAACGGCAACACTTCAGCACTTACCTTAAGCTTAAATGATCGCTCATCTTCAATTTCACGCCTCAGTACATGGAGCAAAAATTCAATCACATGTACTGAGTGACCGATTACCTTTTTAAACTCAGCTGGATTCTCGACAATCATATCTGCCGGGTCCTTTCCGAGCGGCAGCTCAGCCACCTTCACATCAAGCCCGCGACGAAGCATTACCTCGGCCGCCTTCTTCATTGCCGAAATACCCGCTCGGTCAGCATCCAAGGAAAGCACCACCTTATCAGAAAGTCGCTCCAAAAGCTGTACATGATGAATAGTGAGGGCTGTGCCAGACACCGCCACCGCATTGGCATACCCCGCCTGATGACACATCACCACATCAAACTGCCCTTCTACAATCAATGAAAACTTGAGATTACGAATCCCATTCTTAGCTTTGTCATACCCAAAAAGCAATTCGGACTTTTTATATAGTGCTGTTTCAGGTGAATTTACGTACTTTGGAGCCTTATCATTTGGGTGTAGAATACGCCCTGAGAATGCCACCACCTTACCGTTACTGTCACTCATCGGAAACATCACTCGATCACGAAACACATCAAACGGCTCCTTGCCACTCTCAGCATGTTTAATGAGACCGGCTTTAAGAAGAATTTCTTTCGAAAAACTCTTCGCTTCGAGTGCGTCTTTCACCTCACGCCAGCCAGACTTTGGTGGACCAGGAGCAAACCCGATGCGCCACTTCGCCACCGTCTCTTCCTTAACGCCACGACGCTTTACATATTCCACCGCCTCAGACTCTCTCAGTAATGCGTCTTGATAAAAGACCGTCGCCGCTTCCATCGCAGCATAGAGCTGATCGCGCTCTCCCTTCTGTTTTGGATCTTCTGGCACCAACTCCACCCCAGCTTTTTGAGCTAAAATCTTAAGCGCTTCTTTAAAATCCACACCTTCCATCACCTGGATGAAATTAAAAATGTCTCCCCCTTGCGAGGTCGAAAAACAGTAGTACATCCCCCGATCAGGTGAGACATAAAACGACGGCGTTTTTTCAGCCGAAAAAGGTGACTTTCCCTTAAAATTCTTACCCGCTTTATGAAGCTCCACGTACGGGGAAACCACATCAATAATATTCAATCGGTCTTTAATCTGCTGGACAGCATCGCTCATATAGTGCAGGTAGTATACCCTCTCTTCCGCATTAGGGTAAAGTAGCTACCCATATCCTGCGGTGTCGCAGCAAGTTATAGCACAGAATATACTTAAACTTCAGTGACTGAAATAACCACGCTTTCAGAAACCAGCACCGCCCCAAGCTCTTCATGGGTTGTCGTGTTCATCTTCGCCTTGATGTGCAAAATACGCTCTCCCTTCTCTACCCGTGTTCGCTTAACCTGAACAATCTTTACTCCAAACTCATCAAAAATATCGAGAATTTCGTCCTCAGCCTTGTCACTATTTTTAATCGTAATTTTAAATTCTGGAAAATCGTGTAAGCTGTCAAGCCAATACTCAATTGGGGGCAAAAGCAAGAGCACTAACATAACCAGCACTGTCACCGCACCAACAAGCTCATACTCTCCAATACCCGCCCCCACCCCGAGAGACGCTACGAGCCAAATAGAGGCGGCAGTCGTGAGGCCGCGGATGGTAATACCATCTTTCAGAATCACACCCGCCCCCAAGAAGCCAACCCCTGACACGACTGCCGCCGCAATGCGCGTCGTCTCTCCATCCGGCTTACCCATAATAAACGAGAAAATAGTAAATAAGCACGAGCCAACCGAAATCAGTATCATTGTGCGAAACCCGGCACTCTTATCACGAAACTCTCGCTCAACACCTATAATCCCTCCCACAAGCGCTGCTACTAATACTGATAGAAAGTATGTAAAGAACGCTGAATCAATAAACTCAGTTAACATCTCCATAGTCTTCACATTTTAGCATGCCGTTTTTCTAGTCGAGTGAGTAACAAACAGTCTTGCAGTTTGCCTACAAAAATGTAGTATGCAGCACAGACTAACTGAAGGAGGTTGTCATGAGTACTATTTTCTTCCGCGCTTTGATTGCCTTATGCACTATCTTGCTACAATCACAGACACCGGCTGCAGCAGATGAGAGCCGTGCGTACGTCTATGGACAAGCAAACCAGCACGAAGGAAGTCCGCTGACAGTGCTCATCGAAAGCACTGAATACGTCGTTCTCAGTCCAAGTTGCAAAGAGCCCAACAATCTATGTCAGAAAGTCATCACGCTCACTGTAACATCGGTCTTTATCGATGAGCATAATCAAACACGCATAGAAAGCCTGCAGCTAACTGACGAGCTGCAAGATGGCTCGGTTGACGAAGTTCGCTATAACGGTCGACTCACACACTCAGACAAGGCGAACGAAATCTATCGGAAAGCGCTGATTGTCATTGCACGCAAACTACAAGAACAAGCGGTTGCCAGATTGATACCGCGCTGACAAACACCCCGCACACGCGGGGTGTTTTTATGCGCATTTGAAAAGGCCGGCCCAAAGGGCCGGCCTTTTCAAACACAAACACCAAGCAAAAAGACCCTGACGGGTCTTTTTGCAGATACACACTACTCTTTCTCTGCCTGCAATTCTTCAATCCGCTGATACTTCTTGCTTCCCTTGAAGCCAGAACCAGCAGGGATAAGCTTACCGATAATCACGTTTTCCATGAGACCAGCAAGATTATCATGACTTCCCTTTACCGCCGCGTTGATAAGCACGCGAGTCGTGTTTTGGAATGACGCTGCTGAGAGGAATGACTTACGTGAAAGTGACGTTTCGGTAATACCGAGAATGAGACGATCACCCTTAGCAATCTCCTTTCCTTCTGCCTTCAGGCGTTCATTCTCTTCTACCACAATCCATTCTTCTACCACTTCTCCAACCGTGAAGCGACTTTCGCCTCGTGAAGTAATTTTAAGCCGTGACATCATCTGCTTCACAATGAGTTCGATGTGCTTACGCGCAATTGTCACACCCTGGAGTTCGTAAATCTTGTTTACTTCAGAAATGATGTAGTCCTGGGTTACTTCCTGTCCACCGAACTTAAAGAGTTCTGGAAGGAGCGCTGAACCGTCAGTGAGGATTTGACCAGCCATCACTGTGTCGCCCTTAGAGACAAGCACCGTACGACGATAATGCACTTCGTACTCGTCGTTGGTACCTTTCTTCTTTGGTGCACCTGGAGCCGTCATATCTGGCGCCACCACGATGATTTGCTCGCGACCTTCGCGACGAATCTCGGTTACTACACCTGTATGCTTTGCAACGACTGCTGGAATCTTTGGCTGACGCTTTTCGAAGACTTCTTCTACGCG
The nucleotide sequence above comes from Candidatus Nomurabacteria bacterium. Encoded proteins:
- a CDS encoding sodium:proton antiporter, whose translation is MLTIGTTLAIFLMLGISSLALFWAKRLNIPHTVFLVFIGIGLGFLSLLDPFSFIEEFQLTPELLFYLLLPTLIFESAYNMNIRKLVADSTAVLSLAIGSFLISTILIAGLLHIGLGFIGISMPFTLALLFGALISATDPVAVLALFKEYGVPRRLSLIFEGESLFNDATAVALFLITLEVIKSGGVTIFTTLSGSFTFLSMLVFGVIFGILVGGIFAYLVGKSRDSEVASITLTIVLAHITFILAEVVSEVHWFGEFQIHISPIISTTIASLLMGNYGRTKMNPHAESIVTNIWEQFAFMANSLIFILIGVLMFQTPLFDPLMLSAIAITVLVVASARAISIYPVVGLYNLFQTKARRIPQTWQHLLAWGSLRGALAVTMVFLIPEDLALPGWNLDISPRDFLLSLTIGCIAVTLFVKATTIKHFVRRFKLDSFTAVEEIEYQEAQALIHHQVTNRLETYESRGYIDAAIGSQLRAEHDAAFKRACKQASTLNNETRNDLAFRVLRIYAIGIEKRHLKLLFIHNEVTERVYRRIVGKLRLQLEAIESGNLSPDLTIHADGRDIFDRLFITIKNLFGFKDTKHSFPELYMYYRAQSIISRKVLKELAQLEKVSGNIFTHEAVAHVYELYTEFRENSEKKLQDHSANNQVAADKLAISLARHGVHTIEENVLEEIFKKELITPKLYITLKEELGVIKD
- a CDS encoding CBS domain-containing protein yields the protein MQVKDIVKPAVIVSETDTFETALKAMTTQHTNTLLVTDEDGELTGEVTVTDLLNAIVPDTLSGDEVVNHFKTDDAFIASIDVARSLPVGEFMSFDFTPLTLKDNLMAIASTAIAHERARIPVVDEDNHPIGIISRQGLKQILAKFMNE
- a CDS encoding VTT domain-containing protein; this translates as MVELLHTLSDYAALGIFTAAILDIFFLTGYLLYGATTTATILMLYNNSILSAPEIAWFAFLGTLTGNMLNFFIGRHLGTTKVVAKTLQSTAAEKARAFLRTRGLFLFVLFGRFITLTRPIYALINGALHISFKQFIIYEVPIAFAWVAVWLWIMITGFDAIMWLKDQIMYM
- a CDS encoding sigma-70 family RNA polymerase sigma factor; this encodes MATKKATKKVAKKAVKKTVTTVKKTALKKASTTSKKAVGVKKTATKKVTPKKVAKTAAKKVAKKATAKKVVVKKAAPKKTVPKKVAAKPTSPKAVAPKKLTKSERVLEAKAAELMRLGKERGYVTYDELLRAFPEVEKDVNFLDTLYERFSIAGIDVLQSGGMLGEDPSAEVLAQKNAFKRSDSGYDSIQMYLREIGQYPLLNAHEERVLAKRIVEGDDEARNLLARANLRLVVSIAKKYVGRSPDLTLLDLIQEGNLGLFKAVDKFDFTKGFKFSTYATWWIRQAITRALADQSRTIRIPVHMVETMAKYKQVSRRLAQDLGRDPMPEEIATEMQVEVEKIYQIEKISQDTISLELPVGDDDDRSRLSDFISDDKIVSPDQEVAHSILTDQITEILDTLSEKERKILEMRHGLLDGTYHTLEEVGKEFGVTRERIRQIEAKALEKIRQHEKARRLKSY
- the dnaG gene encoding DNA primase, whose protein sequence is MSDAVQQIKDRLNIIDVVSPYVELHKAGKNFKGKSPFSAEKTPSFYVSPDRGMYYCFSTSQGGDIFNFIQVMEGVDFKEALKILAQKAGVELVPEDPKQKGERDQLYAAMEAATVFYQDALLRESEAVEYVKRRGVKEETVAKWRIGFAPGPPKSGWREVKDALEAKSFSKEILLKAGLIKHAESGKEPFDVFRDRVMFPMSDSNGKVVAFSGRILHPNDKAPKYVNSPETALYKKSELLFGYDKAKNGIRNLKFSLIVEGQFDVVMCHQAGYANAVAVSGTALTIHHVQLLERLSDKVVLSLDADRAGISAMKKAAEVMLRRGLDVKVAELPLGKDPADMIVENPAEFKKVIGHSVHVIEFLLHVLRREIEDERSFKLKVSAEVLPFILLLPSRIDQEHFLGKVAEAISTTVDSVRYELDRLREQQAPAGVIKAPPNTAVADNRAQAKVSSDMAQKAYVYLLAAAEVLSPDFAKKVELEVAAIKTIGEVGDPDESERAGVLFTLEQHFTNLPELALQEEIVAKLNQFKTALIRKHLAMCRSELGAAEAAGDDARILQVLEEIKKYETKRRELAYDVESFTAS
- a CDS encoding MgtC/SapB family protein — encoded protein: MEMLTEFIDSAFFTYFLSVLVAALVGGIIGVEREFRDKSAGFRTMILISVGSCLFTIFSFIMGKPDGETTRIAAAVVSGVGFLGAGVILKDGITIRGLTTAASIWLVASLGVGAGIGEYELVGAVTVLVMLVLLLLPPIEYWLDSLHDFPEFKITIKNSDKAEDEILDIFDEFGVKIVQVKRTRVEKGERILHIKAKMNTTTHEELGAVLVSESVVISVTEV